A stretch of Longimicrobium terrae DNA encodes these proteins:
- a CDS encoding glycosyltransferase translates to MKILLVGGSSRALGGVERYCERFAEAFRPVPGVVVESASADTAVAGAPLPAYARGLAGSFAAVGRAAARLDTRTDAVWLQYGNAPDLALLAWLRARFRGRLLVTAHAGEQWRHLRSPGPRRAAAWALRRADRVCALSEAQRTMWAGMGIAAEVVPTLLPAWINEPVDTAAERSGILFVGRLSPEKGIPDLLEAFSALPGDELLHVAGAAEPAYLQFLRDQAAGLGVRDRVRWYGPLGERQVLVLMRACRVLAYPSYADAYPLSLLEGVAAGMRVVAYGIPGTLEILRESGGAAVPLGDRAALAAVLAREAAAPPADPSHALRLRERLGWDAVVRTYLAIARA, encoded by the coding sequence GTGAAGATCCTTCTGGTCGGCGGAAGTTCGCGGGCGCTGGGCGGGGTGGAGCGGTACTGCGAGCGATTCGCGGAAGCCTTTCGCCCCGTGCCCGGCGTCGTCGTGGAATCCGCCTCGGCGGATACCGCGGTGGCGGGCGCGCCGCTGCCGGCGTACGCACGCGGGCTGGCGGGATCGTTCGCCGCGGTGGGGCGCGCGGCGGCGCGGCTGGACACGCGGACGGACGCCGTGTGGCTGCAGTACGGCAACGCGCCGGACCTGGCGCTGCTGGCGTGGCTGCGCGCCCGGTTCCGCGGGCGGCTGCTGGTGACCGCGCACGCGGGGGAGCAGTGGCGCCACCTGCGCTCGCCGGGCCCGCGCCGCGCCGCCGCCTGGGCGCTGCGCCGCGCGGACCGGGTCTGCGCGCTTTCGGAGGCGCAGCGGACGATGTGGGCGGGGATGGGCATCGCCGCCGAAGTCGTCCCCACCCTGCTCCCCGCGTGGATCAACGAGCCGGTGGACACGGCGGCGGAGCGGAGCGGGATTCTGTTCGTGGGACGGCTGTCTCCGGAAAAGGGGATTCCGGACCTGCTGGAGGCGTTTTCCGCCCTCCCAGGAGACGAACTGCTGCACGTGGCCGGCGCAGCGGAGCCCGCCTATCTGCAATTTCTACGTGACCAGGCGGCCGGTCTGGGCGTCAGGGACCGCGTGAGATGGTACGGCCCGCTCGGCGAGCGCCAGGTGCTGGTGCTGATGCGCGCCTGCCGTGTGCTGGCCTATCCCTCCTACGCCGACGCGTATCCGCTCTCCCTGCTGGAAGGGGTTGCGGCGGGGATGCGCGTGGTGGCGTACGGCATTCCGGGAACGCTGGAGATTCTGCGGGAGTCCGGCGGCGCGGCGGTGCCCCTGGGGGACCGGGCCGCGCTCGCCGCCGTGCTGGCGCGGGAGGCCGCGGCGCCCCCGGCGGACCCGTCGCACGCGCTCCGTCTCCGCGAGCGGCTGGGGTGGGACGCGGTGGTGCGAACGTACCTGGCGATCGCCCGCGCTTGA
- a CDS encoding glycosyltransferase has protein sequence MTRPVALLFSNPVGGGVQRVMMNLGAGIAALGIPVDLVVARVPGDVPPLPPGTRLVNLAARRTVNVLPGLVRYLRESRPRALLSAGERLNVLAVLARAAARSDARLVVAIHIALRAQFANAADPRTWLLRRVVPAAYRRADAVVSVSRAAAAEAAEVLRMPPERVRAIYNPVVTPELFRHAAGPAAHPWLADDRTVPVLLGMGRLAPQKDFATLIRAFARVRALRPARLLILGEGEERDALRALADGLGVGADVDLAGFTNDPYPSLARADAFVLSSAWEGLPTVLIEALALGVPVVSTDCPTGPAEILRGGERGALVPPADSVALADAILRALDAPHDRVRPDLPEFSPDHVVHQYLRVLGVEADA, from the coding sequence GTGACCCGTCCCGTCGCGCTGCTCTTTTCCAATCCGGTCGGCGGCGGGGTGCAGCGGGTGATGATGAACCTGGGGGCCGGGATCGCCGCCCTGGGCATTCCCGTGGACCTCGTGGTGGCGCGCGTTCCCGGCGACGTCCCCCCGCTCCCCCCCGGCACGCGGCTGGTGAACCTGGCCGCCCGCCGCACGGTCAACGTCCTTCCCGGGCTCGTCCGCTACCTGCGCGAATCCCGCCCCCGCGCCCTGCTGTCCGCGGGGGAGCGGCTGAACGTGCTCGCCGTCCTCGCGCGCGCGGCGGCCCGGTCGGACGCGCGGCTGGTCGTCGCCATCCACATCGCGCTGCGGGCGCAGTTCGCCAACGCGGCGGACCCGCGCACCTGGCTGCTGCGCCGCGTGGTGCCCGCCGCGTACCGCCGCGCGGACGCGGTGGTTTCCGTCTCCCGCGCCGCCGCTGCTGAGGCCGCGGAGGTGCTGCGGATGCCGCCGGAGCGCGTGCGCGCCATCTACAATCCCGTGGTGACGCCGGAGCTGTTCCGCCACGCGGCCGGCCCCGCCGCGCATCCGTGGCTGGCGGACGACCGCACCGTCCCCGTCCTTCTGGGGATGGGGCGCCTGGCGCCGCAAAAGGACTTCGCCACGCTGATCCGCGCCTTTGCCCGGGTGCGCGCCCTCCGCCCCGCCCGCCTGCTGATCCTGGGGGAAGGGGAGGAGCGGGATGCGCTACGCGCCCTGGCCGACGGGCTGGGGGTGGGCGCTGACGTGGACCTCGCCGGCTTCACGAACGATCCCTATCCCTCGCTGGCGCGGGCGGACGCCTTTGTCCTTTCCTCCGCGTGGGAGGGGCTGCCGACGGTGCTGATCGAGGCGCTGGCGCTGGGCGTTCCCGTCGTATCCACCGACTGCCCCACCGGCCCCGCGGAGATCCTGCGCGGCGGCGAGCGCGGCGCGCTGGTTCCCCCGGCGGACTCCGTGGCGCTGGCCGATGCCATCCTCCGCGCGCTGGACGCGCCGCACGACCGCGTCCGCCCCGACCTCCCGGAGTTTTCGCCGGACCACGTCGTCCACCAGTACCTGCGCGTACTGGGCGTGGAGGCGGACGCGTGA
- a CDS encoding polysaccharide pyruvyl transferase family protein, which yields MSGPMNIVLVNAWHDDNKGDGGIIEATLLLLQPHVPDARFTIVSKFPADHPAFARAHRHLLARHPDVRVLPLVSGLRPPAGRVGRMSEALRWTLLPPRRGEAERAIAGADLVISVGGHYLYNRRADPRDWGRLKRHLHPLRVARAAGVPYVLLAQSLGPFTDATSRRFASPVLRDARAVILREARSDTLAAELGVPDRTRAVLPDVAFALRAEHTPAVEAVVARHGLDRPFWVFTVRGWGTEAESASFLDQMAETVRGVLRQGLAERVALVAHCNGPTPAEDDRVATRQLAERLAGESIAVVDEDLTPGELVSLYGRAVAMVGTRFHSVIFALAGGTPAFAVAYFGPKAQGIMEMLGMSDLCADTKGFRAADVLPRLPRLAEPAYRAEVARKVGALQDELRLGVAERLFGPPAGGVRG from the coding sequence ATGAGCGGGCCCATGAACATCGTGCTGGTGAACGCCTGGCACGACGACAACAAGGGCGACGGCGGCATCATCGAAGCCACGCTGCTCCTGCTGCAGCCGCACGTTCCGGACGCGCGCTTCACCATCGTCTCCAAGTTCCCCGCGGACCATCCCGCGTTCGCCCGCGCGCACCGGCACCTGCTGGCGCGGCACCCGGACGTGCGCGTGCTGCCGCTGGTGTCCGGCCTGCGCCCCCCCGCCGGGCGCGTGGGGCGGATGAGCGAGGCGCTGCGGTGGACGCTGCTTCCCCCCCGCCGCGGCGAGGCGGAACGGGCGATCGCCGGGGCGGATCTGGTCATCAGCGTGGGCGGCCACTACCTGTACAACCGCCGTGCGGACCCGCGCGACTGGGGCCGGCTCAAGCGGCACCTGCACCCGCTGCGCGTCGCCCGCGCGGCCGGCGTTCCCTACGTCCTCCTCGCGCAGTCGCTGGGGCCGTTCACCGACGCGACGAGCCGGCGCTTCGCGTCGCCGGTGCTGCGCGACGCCCGCGCGGTCATTCTGCGTGAGGCGCGGTCGGACACGCTGGCGGCGGAGCTGGGCGTTCCGGACCGCACCCGCGCCGTGCTCCCGGACGTGGCGTTCGCGCTGCGGGCGGAGCACACCCCCGCGGTGGAGGCGGTGGTGGCGCGCCACGGGCTGGACCGGCCGTTCTGGGTGTTCACCGTGCGCGGATGGGGGACGGAGGCGGAGTCGGCCTCGTTCCTGGACCAGATGGCGGAAACAGTGCGCGGCGTGCTGCGGCAGGGGCTGGCGGAGCGGGTGGCGCTGGTGGCGCACTGCAACGGCCCCACTCCCGCGGAAGACGACCGCGTCGCGACCCGGCAGCTGGCGGAGCGTCTCGCCGGGGAGTCCATCGCCGTGGTGGACGAGGACCTCACCCCGGGCGAGCTGGTGTCGCTGTACGGACGCGCGGTGGCCATGGTGGGCACGCGCTTCCACTCCGTGATCTTTGCCCTGGCCGGGGGGACGCCCGCCTTTGCGGTCGCGTACTTCGGCCCCAAGGCGCAGGGGATCATGGAGATGCTGGGGATGTCGGACCTGTGCGCCGACACCAAGGGCTTCCGCGCGGCGGACGTCCTGCCGCGCCTTCCCCGCCTGGCGGAGCCCGCGTACCGGGCGGAAGTGGCGCGCAAGGTCGGGGCGCTGCAGGATGAACTGCGCCTCGGCGTGGCGGAGCGGCTGTTCGGCCCGCCCGCGGGCGGGGTGCGCGGGTGA